A genomic segment from Peribacillus sp. ACCC06369 encodes:
- a CDS encoding ABC transporter permease produces MFSALFNSFESGMIYAIMALGVYLTFRILDFPDMTVEGSFVTGASVAAIMIVNGFSPIVATLSAMVAGFIAGTITGFLHTKGKINPLLAGILMMIALYSINLRIMGASNIPLLSQTTIITNIQDAWVGTGLDNLLNGLLSIVGLGDSLPKTWAILIVMLIVAVVIQAGMSAFLKTEIGLALRATGDNEAMVKSFSAHTGNMKILGLAIGNGLVAFSGSLVAQYNGFSDIGMGIGIIVIGLASVIIGEALFGAKTIARATLAVIGGAIIYRIVVTLALRVEFLDTGDVKLITALIVVGALVIPKISDKQKEKNRKKRRLKEIQIRHGGTLPKGGEGYASVKSDL; encoded by the coding sequence ATGTTCTCAGCCTTATTCAACTCTTTTGAGTCGGGAATGATTTATGCGATCATGGCACTAGGTGTCTATTTAACATTCAGGATTCTCGACTTCCCGGATATGACAGTGGAAGGTAGTTTTGTGACAGGGGCCTCTGTTGCCGCCATTATGATCGTTAACGGTTTCTCGCCGATCGTAGCCACATTGAGTGCTATGGTAGCCGGGTTCATCGCTGGGACAATAACGGGTTTCCTGCATACGAAAGGAAAAATCAATCCACTCCTGGCAGGTATCTTAATGATGATTGCGCTCTACTCCATCAATTTAAGGATCATGGGTGCATCCAACATTCCGTTGCTTTCTCAAACGACCATTATCACGAATATCCAGGATGCCTGGGTCGGCACCGGGCTGGACAATTTGTTGAATGGTCTTTTATCGATCGTGGGTCTCGGTGATAGCCTGCCAAAAACGTGGGCCATATTAATCGTTATGCTGATTGTGGCCGTTGTCATTCAAGCTGGAATGTCAGCTTTTTTAAAAACGGAAATCGGTCTGGCTTTACGGGCGACTGGTGATAATGAAGCCATGGTCAAGAGTTTTTCAGCCCATACCGGCAACATGAAAATCCTTGGACTTGCAATCGGAAATGGACTTGTGGCATTCTCGGGGTCCTTGGTTGCCCAATATAACGGTTTTAGTGATATTGGCATGGGGATAGGAATCATCGTCATCGGATTGGCATCCGTCATAATCGGTGAGGCTTTATTTGGGGCAAAAACGATTGCGCGTGCGACGCTTGCGGTTATTGGAGGGGCGATTATTTATCGAATCGTCGTAACTTTGGCACTTCGCGTAGAATTCCTTGATACAGGTGATGTTAAATTAATTACGGCACTTATTGTGGTTGGGGCACTTGTCATTCCGAAAATTTCCGATAAACAAAAGGAAAAAAACCGGAAGAAAAGACGGCTTAAAGAAATACAGATACGTCATGGCGGGACTTTACCGAAAGGGGGGGAAGGATATGCTTCGGTTAAATCAGATTTATAA
- a CDS encoding UV damage repair protein UvrX, whose translation MMDYGTMPKQSIMCIDMKSFYASCSAVMLGLDPLDCYLAVVGDLKRTGSIVLAASPKMKKEFGIKTGSRMFEIPNDPRIVVVEPKMATYLRVSTEITRLFNRYVPKEAIHVYSVDESFVKVDGAASLWGDARVIAEKIKDEIERELQLPCAIGIGPNMLMAKLCLDLEAKDKGIAEWKYEDVPNKLWPISPLREMWGIGRRVEKTLHGMGIFTVGQLANYDLELLEAKFGIMGNQLYHHAWGIDLSDMGAVIIEGQVSFGKSQILLRDYKAEHEVKQVMLEICEEVGRRARTHRKAGRTVSLSIGYSKDEFGGGFHRSRSISEPTNITMELYKVCLELFHENYKQKTVRSIEVRLSNIVDDNEMQLTLFDASRWKKRELSYTVDRIRHKYGPKSLLRAVSYTEAGTAVHRSRLLGGHKA comes from the coding sequence ATGATGGATTATGGGACGATGCCGAAACAATCAATTATGTGTATCGATATGAAAAGTTTTTATGCAAGCTGTTCTGCGGTCATGCTTGGTCTGGACCCACTCGATTGTTATCTGGCGGTGGTTGGTGATTTGAAGAGGACGGGGAGCATTGTGCTTGCAGCTTCTCCAAAAATGAAGAAGGAATTTGGCATCAAGACAGGTTCGCGGATGTTTGAGATTCCGAATGATCCAAGGATTGTCGTCGTTGAACCCAAAATGGCGACCTATTTAAGGGTCTCGACAGAAATCACCCGCTTGTTCAACCGTTATGTGCCCAAAGAAGCGATTCACGTGTATAGTGTGGACGAAAGTTTTGTGAAAGTCGATGGTGCCGCTTCTTTATGGGGAGATGCCCGGGTGATAGCTGAAAAGATAAAAGATGAAATCGAACGGGAATTACAGCTCCCATGTGCCATTGGAATTGGTCCGAACATGCTTATGGCAAAACTTTGCCTTGATTTGGAAGCCAAAGATAAAGGGATTGCAGAATGGAAGTATGAGGATGTGCCAAACAAACTTTGGCCGATTTCCCCGCTTCGTGAAATGTGGGGAATCGGCAGGCGCGTAGAAAAAACCCTTCATGGAATGGGAATATTCACGGTTGGGCAGCTTGCCAATTATGATCTTGAATTACTTGAAGCGAAGTTTGGAATTATGGGCAATCAGCTTTACCACCATGCGTGGGGAATAGATTTATCGGATATGGGGGCAGTGATCATCGAAGGGCAGGTCAGCTTTGGCAAAAGTCAAATCCTGCTTAGGGATTATAAGGCGGAGCATGAGGTCAAGCAGGTCATGCTGGAAATTTGCGAAGAAGTTGGAAGAAGGGCACGTACCCATCGCAAGGCAGGAAGGACGGTCAGCCTAAGCATTGGTTACAGCAAGGATGAGTTTGGCGGTGGTTTCCATCGTTCGCGTTCGATCAGCGAACCGACCAACATTACGATGGAGTTATATAAAGTTTGCCTGGAGCTTTTTCATGAGAACTATAAGCAAAAAACGGTTCGGAGCATAGAGGTCCGACTCTCGAATATTGTGGATGATAACGAAATGCAGCTGACTTTATTTGATGCTTCGCGCTGGAAAAAGCGGGAATTGAGTTACACGGTTGATCGAATCCGCCATAAATATGGACCCAAATCGTTATTGCGTGCAGTTTCGTATACAGAAGCGGGTACAGCTGTTCACCGAAGCAGGCTGCTTGGTGGGCATAAGGCGTAA
- a CDS encoding NlpC/P60 family protein: MKKWIASAAVASAMMLTPLQAFANIGDQTLRPGMTHSDVKQLQQLLKTKGYFTYSGSLTTYYGTYSVSAVKKFQKAKGLTADGIAGRGTFNALGVYNVNNTSLISYAKTLIGKPYKWGGTTPTGFDCSGFVYYVFQKSQGITLPRTTTLLYSNTGLKVSSPAKGDLVFFDTSSGRTGVSHVGIYIGNGQFISATSSKGITITNMDNSYWKPKYLGAKTL, from the coding sequence ATGAAGAAATGGATCGCTTCAGCTGCTGTTGCATCTGCCATGATGCTAACCCCACTGCAAGCCTTTGCAAATATCGGAGATCAAACCCTCAGACCCGGAATGACACATAGCGATGTCAAACAACTACAACAACTTTTAAAAACCAAAGGTTATTTCACATATTCAGGTTCACTGACTACATATTACGGCACCTATTCTGTATCTGCAGTAAAAAAATTCCAAAAAGCCAAAGGATTAACTGCCGATGGGATTGCAGGCCGAGGCACATTTAATGCGCTTGGTGTTTATAATGTCAATAATACAAGCCTGATAAGCTATGCAAAAACCTTAATAGGCAAACCTTACAAATGGGGCGGAACAACACCGACTGGATTCGACTGCTCAGGCTTCGTCTATTACGTATTCCAGAAATCACAAGGAATTACCTTACCTCGTACAACAACATTGCTCTATTCCAATACAGGTTTAAAAGTATCATCACCAGCTAAAGGTGATCTTGTATTCTTTGATACTTCTTCTGGAAGAACAGGAGTATCCCATGTTGGGATCTATATCGGAAATGGTCAATTCATCAGTGCTACGTCTTCTAAAGGAATAACCATCACGAATATGGATAATTCTTATTGGAAACCAAAATATTTAGGTGCGAAAACGTTATAA
- a CDS encoding phytoene/squalene synthase family protein produces MTDQSNLHTKAMDFLLKTSRTFFIPISYLPKGLQEAIGAAYLCMRAIDEIEDHPGLPADIKVSLLQDLSELLGADYREEELQSLFEPYKDELPDVTLLLSDWIQYCPPGAKAKVLESTKEMAEGMAKWVKKDWQIHNEEELDDYTYYVAGLVGVMLSDMWNWYDGTETDRELAIAFGRGLQTVNILRNREEDAERGVNFYPDGWGFDEMLAHTEHNLTLADAYIGEIETKEIIQFCKIPLELAKATLKALKEGKEKIDRATVTEIVNQVVEH; encoded by the coding sequence ATGACGGACCAAAGTAACCTACATACTAAAGCAATGGATTTTCTCTTAAAAACAAGCCGGACTTTTTTCATACCAATAAGCTATCTTCCAAAGGGATTACAGGAGGCCATTGGAGCAGCATACCTTTGCATGCGCGCCATCGATGAGATCGAGGATCACCCTGGTCTTCCTGCTGATATTAAGGTTTCCCTGTTACAGGATCTCAGTGAGCTGCTTGGGGCGGATTATAGGGAAGAAGAACTTCAATCGTTATTTGAACCATATAAGGATGAACTGCCCGACGTGACCCTGCTTCTTTCGGACTGGATTCAATATTGTCCTCCCGGTGCAAAAGCCAAAGTCCTGGAGTCGACAAAGGAAATGGCCGAAGGCATGGCCAAGTGGGTTAAGAAAGATTGGCAAATCCATAATGAGGAAGAGCTCGATGATTACACTTATTATGTTGCGGGTTTGGTTGGAGTCATGCTGTCTGATATGTGGAACTGGTATGATGGAACGGAAACGGACCGTGAACTTGCCATCGCATTTGGCCGTGGACTCCAAACGGTCAATATCCTGCGTAACCGTGAGGAAGATGCAGAACGTGGTGTGAACTTTTATCCGGATGGCTGGGGTTTCGATGAGATGCTTGCCCATACGGAACATAATCTTACATTAGCCGATGCCTACATTGGGGAGATTGAAACGAAAGAGATCATCCAATTCTGTAAAATACCCTTGGAATTGGCAAAAGCCACATTGAAGGCCTTGAAAGAAGGCAAAGAAAAAATTGATCGTGCTACAGTTACCGAAATTGTTAACCAAGTAGTCGAACACTGA
- a CDS encoding ABC transporter substrate-binding protein — protein MKKKLYSTAAMTLVAGLLLAGCGNDKEKDTAKDEGGKDTFKIGVSQIVQHDSLDQAYEGFQAALKDSDINAKYDLQVAQGDQNNSQTIANNFVGDKVDLIFANSTPSALSSLNATKDIPIVFTSVTDPVAAELVTSLDKPGGNVTGTTDSHPEAIAKSMKFLAEELGAKTIGTVYNTGEQNSVVQIKNVKAEAKKAGLKVVEASVSTSAEVKQAAESLIGKADAFYIITDNTVVSALESVISVADDQDIPLFVGELDSVKAGGFAAYGFSYYDIGYEAGQKAVEILKDGKKPGDISVQYPQKLKLVINEKAAKDMGVEIKEEWKADAEFVK, from the coding sequence ATGAAAAAGAAATTATATTCAACTGCAGCCATGACATTGGTCGCAGGTTTATTACTGGCTGGGTGTGGAAATGACAAGGAAAAAGATACGGCCAAGGATGAAGGCGGAAAGGATACCTTCAAGATTGGGGTATCACAAATCGTTCAGCATGATTCCCTGGATCAGGCATATGAAGGATTCCAGGCGGCATTGAAGGACAGCGACATCAATGCCAAGTATGATCTTCAAGTTGCACAGGGTGACCAAAACAACAGTCAGACGATTGCCAATAACTTCGTTGGGGATAAAGTGGATCTGATTTTTGCGAATTCCACTCCTAGTGCCCTAAGCTCATTAAATGCGACCAAGGATATTCCAATCGTTTTTACATCGGTTACCGATCCCGTAGCGGCGGAGCTAGTTACTTCTTTGGATAAGCCAGGCGGAAATGTGACGGGCACGACGGATTCCCATCCTGAAGCCATTGCAAAGTCAATGAAATTCCTAGCGGAAGAACTTGGCGCCAAGACAATTGGTACCGTTTATAATACAGGGGAGCAAAATTCCGTCGTCCAAATAAAAAATGTGAAAGCGGAAGCGAAAAAAGCAGGATTGAAAGTCGTGGAAGCATCTGTCTCGACTTCAGCCGAGGTTAAACAGGCAGCGGAATCATTAATCGGAAAAGCGGATGCTTTCTATATCATTACTGATAATACAGTTGTCTCGGCTCTGGAATCGGTCATTTCCGTGGCAGATGATCAAGATATCCCTTTGTTTGTTGGCGAACTTGATTCCGTTAAAGCGGGTGGTTTTGCAGCCTATGGCTTCAGTTACTATGATATTGGTTATGAAGCGGGGCAAAAAGCGGTTGAAATCTTGAAGGATGGTAAAAAGCCTGGAGATATCTCGGTTCAATATCCACAAAAACTTAAATTGGTCATTAATGAAAAGGCAGCAAAAGATATGGGTGTTGAAATAAAAGAAGAATGGAAAGCAGATGCTGAGTTTGTAAAATAA
- a CDS encoding YolD-like family protein has translation MIRDRGRIKWTSMMLPEHVKMLRDWVVEDGYETERILDEQQLEEMNAVMGEAMEERKDVAIAHYEGNRYQLLIGRIHYYNELTQKLHIVDRFQQAHYIRLSDIADVRIME, from the coding sequence ATGATTCGTGATCGCGGCCGTATCAAATGGACATCGATGATGTTGCCGGAGCATGTGAAGATGCTGCGGGATTGGGTGGTGGAGGATGGCTATGAAACGGAGCGCATCCTGGATGAGCAGCAACTGGAAGAAATGAATGCGGTAATGGGGGAAGCGATGGAGGAAAGAAAGGATGTCGCGATTGCTCATTATGAAGGAAACCGGTATCAGCTGTTAATCGGCAGGATCCATTATTATAATGAGCTCACCCAAAAGCTTCATATCGTTGATCGCTTTCAGCAGGCTCACTATATCAGGCTTTCCGATATAGCGGATGTAAGGATAATGGAATAA
- a CDS encoding MBL fold metallo-hydrolase translates to MANWNGNIAKIALPTPFAVGDVNVYVVKGDALTLIDTGVKTKRSKEALTNGLGDLGLKLTDIEQIILTHHHPDHAGALDFFDKEIPVYGHKNNQRWLTISDDFLETHNRFFLDYATKFGVAEELKNKLIHNRDEIRFLSERKLHGYLAEGDELPGLPGWKVIETPGHAQSHLSFYRESDGVMIAGDHLLAKISPNPLMEPPLLPGGMRPRPLLQYNASLQKLLDFSISTVYSGHGSEVEGDEVADLIQYRFERQHNRAMQVKSMLQDKPLSVFEVCQQLFPKVYLQEVGLTLSETVGQLDYLEDLGEVETKIQSGVILYSIA, encoded by the coding sequence ATGGCGAATTGGAATGGAAATATTGCAAAAATTGCTTTGCCCACGCCGTTTGCAGTGGGTGATGTGAATGTTTATGTAGTTAAAGGGGATGCCTTGACGCTCATTGATACTGGTGTTAAAACCAAACGATCAAAGGAAGCCTTGACTAACGGGCTTGGGGATTTGGGTCTGAAACTGACCGATATCGAACAAATCATTTTAACCCATCATCACCCTGATCATGCTGGTGCACTCGATTTCTTTGATAAGGAAATCCCGGTTTATGGACATAAAAACAATCAGCGCTGGCTGACTATCAGTGATGATTTCCTTGAAACCCATAATCGTTTTTTCCTTGATTATGCCACAAAGTTTGGAGTGGCAGAAGAGCTGAAAAATAAACTGATCCATAACCGTGACGAAATCAGATTCCTTAGTGAACGGAAGCTGCATGGATATTTGGCTGAAGGGGATGAGCTTCCTGGTCTTCCAGGCTGGAAAGTGATCGAGACTCCAGGGCATGCGCAAAGCCATTTATCCTTTTACCGGGAAAGTGACGGGGTCATGATCGCGGGCGATCACTTGCTTGCTAAGATTTCACCCAATCCATTAATGGAACCGCCTTTACTTCCGGGAGGCATGAGGCCTCGTCCGTTACTGCAATATAATGCATCACTTCAGAAATTATTGGATTTTTCGATTTCCACTGTTTATTCCGGACATGGATCTGAAGTGGAAGGAGATGAGGTTGCCGACTTGATTCAATATCGATTCGAGCGGCAGCATAACCGGGCCATGCAGGTGAAAAGCATGCTTCAAGATAAGCCTTTATCGGTCTTTGAAGTGTGTCAGCAGCTTTTTCCTAAAGTATACCTTCAGGAAGTGGGCCTGACACTTTCGGAAACGGTCGGTCAGCTGGACTATTTAGAAGATTTGGGTGAAGTCGAAACCAAAATCCAATCAGGGGTCATTCTGTATTCAATCGCTTAA
- the proC gene encoding pyrroline-5-carboxylate reductase, which yields MKKIAFIGAGSMAEAIISGLVTQQVIDPANIFVTNKSNDDRFNYLKEQYGVTATRSLKLLVQDANLVVLAVKPKDILETMQSIKEYIREEMLFISVVAGVQTASLEGIANKRFSIVRAMPNTSAAVGKSATALAANGHTKDSQLQTAITLFETVGTVAVVDETQLDAVTGLSGSGPAYIYYLVEALEKSAEEIGLDSETAKQLILQTLMGAADMLQKSPKTPAVLRKEVTSPGGTTEAGLKALQAHQVQEAFIACVQEATEQSKRMGNQISKELAKHVVSQ from the coding sequence ATGAAAAAAATCGCGTTTATCGGAGCTGGATCGATGGCAGAAGCAATCATTTCGGGGCTGGTGACCCAACAGGTAATTGACCCAGCAAATATTTTTGTAACAAATAAATCCAATGATGATAGGTTCAATTATTTAAAGGAACAATACGGTGTAACTGCCACAAGATCGCTGAAGCTTTTAGTACAGGATGCAAACCTTGTCGTACTGGCCGTGAAACCGAAAGATATTTTAGAAACGATGCAATCAATAAAAGAATATATTCGGGAAGAAATGCTATTCATTTCAGTTGTGGCCGGGGTTCAAACTGCAAGCTTGGAAGGAATCGCCAACAAGCGGTTCTCGATTGTCCGTGCCATGCCTAATACATCGGCAGCTGTGGGAAAATCAGCAACGGCCCTTGCGGCTAATGGTCATACGAAAGACTCGCAATTACAAACGGCGATTACTCTCTTTGAAACGGTGGGTACGGTGGCAGTCGTTGACGAAACGCAGCTCGATGCGGTAACAGGCTTATCAGGAAGCGGACCGGCTTATATTTATTACTTGGTCGAAGCATTGGAAAAATCAGCAGAAGAAATAGGTCTCGATTCCGAAACCGCGAAGCAATTAATTCTCCAGACACTGATGGGTGCGGCCGATATGTTGCAGAAATCACCTAAAACCCCAGCCGTGCTAAGAAAGGAAGTAACTTCACCAGGCGGAACGACCGAAGCAGGTCTGAAAGCACTTCAAGCACATCAAGTGCAAGAAGCTTTCATTGCCTGTGTACAAGAAGCGACTGAGCAATCGAAGCGAATGGGCAATCAAATAAGTAAAGAACTTGCCAAGCATGTAGTTTCTCAGTAA
- a CDS encoding ABC transporter ATP-binding protein yields MLRLNQIYKVFNEGTPDEKLALGNLELHMTKGEFVTVIGSNGAGKSTLMNMISGKILPDAGEVIIDGENVSAIEEHARARMIGRVFQDPMLGTAPHMTIEENMAIAYGRTNRRGLGFGVTKKRKELFKECLGTLHLGLENRMTAKVGLLSGGERQALSLLMATFTDPKILLLDEHTAALDPSRAELVTNLTKEIVEKNQLTTLMVTHNMQQAIDLGNSLIMMDKGQIIFEARGAEKQKLTVEKLLNEFQRIKGEKMLNDRAVLI; encoded by the coding sequence ATGCTTCGGTTAAATCAGATTTATAAAGTCTTCAACGAAGGAACACCGGATGAAAAGCTTGCCCTTGGAAATCTGGAACTGCATATGACAAAAGGCGAATTTGTAACTGTCATCGGAAGTAATGGAGCAGGTAAATCGACGTTGATGAATATGATTTCCGGTAAGATTCTCCCTGATGCCGGTGAAGTCATCATTGATGGGGAAAACGTATCGGCAATTGAAGAACATGCACGTGCCAGAATGATTGGCCGCGTTTTTCAGGATCCCATGCTGGGAACGGCACCACATATGACGATTGAAGAAAATATGGCGATTGCTTATGGCCGAACCAATAGAAGAGGTTTAGGCTTCGGTGTGACAAAAAAACGGAAAGAACTATTTAAAGAATGTTTGGGTACCCTTCATTTAGGCTTGGAAAACAGGATGACAGCAAAAGTGGGATTATTATCGGGAGGGGAGCGCCAGGCTCTATCATTGCTGATGGCGACCTTCACGGATCCTAAAATCCTGCTTCTTGATGAACATACAGCAGCACTTGATCCTTCCAGGGCAGAGCTTGTTACAAATCTGACGAAGGAAATCGTCGAAAAGAACCAGTTAACGACGTTGATGGTGACTCATAATATGCAACAGGCGATCGATCTTGGAAATTCCTTGATCATGATGGATAAGGGACAGATCATTTTTGAAGCTAGAGGCGCAGAAAAGCAGAAGCTAACCGTTGAAAAACTGCTTAACGAATTCCAGCGCATCAAAGGTGAAAAAATGCTAAATGACCGTGCAGTGTTGATTTAA
- a CDS encoding VOC family protein: protein MNRINIITLGVRDINESLRFYRDGLGFHTSIKEDEPTIVFFNNAGTKLSLYPLEKLAKDINEIEPPKKNGFPGITLAYNAKSIEEVDEVINKAEKAGGTIEKSPQDVFWGGYSGYFSDPDGYYWEVAYSKDWSFDESDMLIIK, encoded by the coding sequence ATGAACAGGATCAACATCATAACTTTAGGTGTCAGGGATATCAATGAATCATTAAGGTTTTACCGGGACGGGTTGGGATTCCATACATCGATTAAAGAGGACGAACCCACAATTGTTTTTTTTAATAATGCAGGAACGAAACTTTCTTTGTATCCTTTAGAGAAGCTAGCAAAAGACATCAATGAGATAGAACCGCCTAAGAAAAATGGTTTCCCCGGTATTACGCTCGCTTATAATGCTAAATCAATTGAAGAAGTCGATGAGGTGATCAACAAGGCTGAAAAGGCCGGAGGCACAATCGAGAAATCACCTCAAGATGTTTTTTGGGGAGGATACAGCGGATATTTTTCAGACCCCGATGGTTACTATTGGGAGGTTGCGTATTCGAAGGATTGGAGTTTTGATGAATCGGATATGCTGATTATAAAGTAA
- a CDS encoding SDR family oxidoreductase, giving the protein MNKLQGKIIVITGASGGIGKEVAIQSAKQGGHLVLLARSLDKLQQLKNELIDQYGIDAYAYKLDVADTDQVTRVFNDIHAQIGEVDVLVNNAGFGTFKEAQDTELNETKAMFAVNVIGLMACTKLVLPYMKQRKSGHIINIASQAGKIATPKSTLYSSTKFAVLGYSNALRLELMEDRVFVTTVNPGPIETNFFNIADESGTYLKNVEKFMLKPEDVAAKIVAAMLTNKREINLPGWMNLAGKWYNMFPKITETLGKKAFFKK; this is encoded by the coding sequence TTGAATAAGTTACAAGGGAAAATTATTGTTATCACCGGTGCTTCCGGAGGGATTGGCAAGGAAGTTGCCATCCAAAGTGCAAAGCAGGGAGGCCATCTCGTCCTCTTGGCCAGAAGTCTGGATAAATTACAACAGCTAAAGAATGAACTCATCGACCAATATGGGATTGATGCATATGCCTATAAGCTCGACGTTGCAGATACTGATCAGGTGACAAGGGTATTTAATGACATCCATGCTCAAATAGGTGAAGTGGATGTGTTGGTCAACAATGCTGGTTTCGGCACGTTTAAAGAAGCGCAGGATACGGAACTAAATGAAACGAAAGCAATGTTTGCTGTCAACGTCATTGGATTAATGGCCTGCACAAAGCTGGTTCTTCCGTATATGAAGCAGCGAAAATCGGGGCATATCATCAATATTGCTTCACAGGCCGGTAAAATTGCCACTCCTAAATCAACATTGTATTCCTCAACCAAGTTCGCAGTTCTTGGCTATTCAAACGCACTTCGGCTCGAGCTGATGGAGGATCGTGTTTTTGTGACCACCGTCAATCCCGGACCTATAGAAACGAATTTCTTTAACATTGCAGATGAATCAGGTACATATTTAAAGAATGTCGAAAAGTTCATGCTTAAGCCTGAAGATGTCGCGGCTAAAATCGTAGCGGCGATGCTGACCAATAAGAGGGAAATCAACCTCCCTGGCTGGATGAATTTAGCTGGGAAATGGTATAACATGTTTCCAAAGATCACCGAAACATTAGGGAAAAAAGCATTTTTTAAAAAGTAG
- a CDS encoding MerR family transcriptional regulator yields the protein MNTSAVARLLNVSHSTIQRWVTQLNMEVERNQLGHYQFSDDDIALLRKVQDQLNEGIILQKVSISEKKIRKATVQKHPETNKEHEQLIERVVRLENGLKTKADDVVSYQLLQHRSEMEEMHKLVKKLEARIEALETPMDQHFDYFLAAEEAAATKKPKKRPFIKMIFGNYRKNDTSSWSTADSD from the coding sequence ATGAATACAAGTGCAGTTGCCCGGTTACTGAATGTTTCCCATAGTACGATTCAACGCTGGGTTACCCAATTGAACATGGAAGTAGAACGGAATCAGCTTGGCCACTACCAGTTTTCAGATGATGACATTGCATTATTGAGAAAAGTCCAAGATCAGCTGAACGAGGGCATCATTCTCCAAAAGGTCAGCATATCAGAGAAAAAAATTAGAAAAGCAACCGTCCAGAAACACCCCGAAACGAATAAAGAACATGAACAATTGATAGAACGGGTCGTCAGGCTTGAAAATGGACTGAAAACAAAAGCGGACGATGTTGTATCCTATCAACTTTTACAGCACAGAAGTGAAATGGAAGAAATGCACAAACTCGTTAAGAAGCTCGAAGCCCGTATTGAAGCGTTAGAAACACCAATGGACCAGCACTTTGATTATTTCCTCGCGGCTGAAGAAGCTGCTGCCACGAAAAAGCCGAAAAAAAGACCATTCATAAAAATGATTTTTGGAAATTACAGAAAGAACGATACTTCATCATGGAGCACAGCCGACAGCGATTAG